In one window of Pseudomonadota bacterium DNA:
- a CDS encoding glycosyltransferase yields MQHNSNCTIIEGGRRTRGFTRTPRPEQPVISIITVVYNGARHIENAIKSVLGQCYENVEYIIIDGASTDNTLEIIRRYDDQIDYWLSEPDQGISDAFNKGVFHCHGKIIGTLNADDSYLPNILRLVAKTLITGEEDQILHGSMIGVWSNKSTVIRPRPCPKLYVYFDTPYFHSTTFIPASIYEKIGRYDPEYGYAMDYDLFLRAQKAGVKFHEINAAITRYSFEGKSGSNPLSAYREVLKSQRRNGLFYPLCLTTYMLKTLANRLKKFLF; encoded by the coding sequence ATGCAGCATAATTCAAATTGTACAATAATCGAAGGCGGCCGACGGACACGTGGATTTACACGAACACCTCGACCCGAACAACCCGTCATCAGTATCATCACTGTTGTTTACAATGGGGCAAGACATATAGAAAACGCTATCAAAAGCGTTCTGGGGCAATGTTATGAGAACGTTGAGTATATAATTATCGATGGTGCTTCTACTGACAACACGCTGGAAATAATTCGCCGCTATGACGACCAGATAGATTACTGGTTGAGCGAGCCTGACCAGGGCATATCTGACGCATTCAACAAAGGGGTCTTCCATTGCCATGGCAAAATCATCGGCACTCTCAATGCCGATGATTCCTATTTGCCAAACATACTCCGTCTGGTGGCTAAAACCCTAATTACAGGGGAAGAAGATCAGATCTTGCACGGTTCCATGATTGGGGTTTGGAGTAACAAGAGTACAGTAATCAGGCCGAGGCCCTGTCCGAAACTATATGTTTATTTTGATACACCCTATTTTCATTCTACAACTTTTATTCCAGCTTCAATATATGAGAAAATTGGCAGATATGACCCCGAATATGGTTATGCAATGGACTATGACTTGTTCTTGCGAGCCCAAAAAGCAGGAGTTAAGTTTCACGAGATTAATGCAGCGATCACCAGATACTCATTTGAGGGGAAAAGCGGCTCAAATCCACTTTCCGCCTATCGTGAAGTGTTGAAATCTCAACGCCGGAATGGACTGTTTTATCCTTTATGCCTGACAACCTATATGTTAAAAACATTGGCTAATCGTTTGAAGAAGTTTTTATTTTGA
- a CDS encoding cytochrome c3 family protein — MKLILALVVLPVFCAATASAGQISVLAPAETDLVLNSRNTILNVVVRVDDQNDLARLSLKEEKSGQGYEPAGRYERENRYYVHYRVPLKKGSNTFTLAPTGNKLKIRFNPLSSLLNVDFNAPKSYSFHKTETIPAECGGCHTDKLPGEARIDKVLYGRFSPACYSCHSAMVSGREWRHFPSSALLCRSCHQPDPEKDLLTVPAGKIEELCFQCHVNERKWRNKDSHIHGPVGTGDCTICHDPHGSANRYQLPAAGEKQLCVICHVDKKKYLDPGQQNFAVHGILNAKGCTICHSPHATQFRFQLTHEINDLCVSCHTNLEGVEDGHPVQNHPVKGKSDPRRKGFPFTCTSCHNPHGSRYQYLLIGDVRGGNICVKCHSAKQEAGRN; from the coding sequence ATGAAGTTAATATTGGCGCTGGTTGTCCTGCCTGTTTTTTGTGCCGCCACCGCTTCTGCCGGGCAGATATCGGTATTGGCACCGGCTGAAACCGATCTGGTTTTGAATTCCCGGAACACGATCTTGAATGTCGTCGTCAGGGTTGACGACCAGAACGATCTTGCCAGATTGAGCCTTAAGGAAGAAAAGTCGGGCCAGGGGTACGAACCGGCAGGCCGCTATGAGAGGGAGAACCGCTATTATGTCCATTACCGGGTCCCGTTAAAAAAAGGGTCAAACACATTTACTTTGGCTCCCACCGGCAACAAGCTCAAAATCCGCTTCAATCCTTTAAGTTCTCTGTTGAATGTCGATTTTAACGCACCCAAATCGTACAGTTTTCACAAAACAGAAACAATTCCGGCCGAATGCGGCGGCTGTCACACGGATAAGTTGCCGGGCGAGGCCAGGATCGACAAGGTACTCTACGGGCGGTTTTCACCGGCATGTTATTCCTGCCACAGCGCGATGGTCTCCGGCAGGGAGTGGCGCCATTTTCCATCATCGGCCCTGCTCTGCCGATCGTGTCATCAGCCAGACCCGGAGAAGGATCTGCTGACGGTGCCGGCCGGCAAGATCGAGGAACTCTGCTTTCAGTGCCACGTCAACGAACGGAAGTGGCGAAATAAGGACAGCCATATCCACGGGCCGGTCGGCACCGGCGATTGCACGATCTGCCACGACCCACACGGCAGCGCCAACCGTTATCAGTTGCCTGCCGCCGGCGAAAAGCAGCTCTGTGTAATCTGCCATGTTGACAAAAAGAAGTATCTTGATCCGGGCCAGCAGAACTTTGCGGTGCATGGGATTTTAAACGCCAAAGGGTGCACGATTTGCCACAGCCCCCACGCCACCCAGTTCAGGTTTCAGCTGACCCATGAGATCAACGACCTTTGTGTCAGCTGCCACACCAACCTTGAAGGGGTCGAGGACGGGCATCCGGTCCAGAACCATCCGGTCAAGGGCAAGAGCGATCCTCGGAGAAAGGGCTTTCCCTTTACCTGTACCAGCTGCCACAACCCGCATGGCTCAAGGTATCAGTATCTGCTGATCGGCGACGTTCGGGGTGGGAACATTTGTGTGAAATGCCATAGCGCCAAGCAGGAAGCCGGCAGGAATTAA
- a CDS encoding redoxin family protein, with protein sequence MSSRINFTALCIGISFSFVFFFHGTGEANSFPFRSINPGDQLPGVTVKNMRSQQDTTLDKFQGKPLLLVFIGADIPTKKERSIKALQVVQKLEPFVKEKGFTSLVIDVQGDDSGVINELISATAVTLPFYSDVDKSAYGGLGIFVMPSILLVAADGKIVEGMGYSSDLSKRLKGEIEVMLGEKTRAQVEEELRPVMVEKSAEEKGAKRYFNLGKTMLERGQPESAMKEFGKAIELEPDMGKAHIYLGCLQLDEGKVAEAKASLAKGMESEPDYLPGQICQARIKAKEGALDEAMDDISFLMMRHSRDSSLHYVLGTFLEEKSGVGEAGKEYRKAYELLLKKSHVK encoded by the coding sequence TTGAGCAGCAGAATCAACTTCACGGCCTTGTGTATTGGTATTTCCTTTTCGTTCGTGTTTTTTTTCCATGGGACCGGAGAGGCCAACTCCTTTCCGTTCCGGTCGATCAATCCGGGCGACCAGCTGCCCGGAGTCACCGTCAAGAATATGCGGAGCCAGCAGGACACGACCCTCGACAAGTTCCAGGGCAAACCGCTGCTGCTGGTATTTATCGGCGCCGATATTCCCACCAAGAAAGAGCGTTCCATAAAGGCGCTGCAGGTTGTGCAGAAACTTGAACCCTTTGTCAAGGAAAAGGGGTTCACCAGTCTGGTGATTGATGTCCAGGGCGATGATTCCGGAGTGATCAATGAACTGATCTCGGCTACCGCCGTGACTCTGCCTTTTTATTCCGATGTCGACAAGTCGGCCTATGGCGGACTGGGAATATTCGTCATGCCTTCGATCCTGCTGGTTGCGGCAGACGGCAAGATCGTTGAAGGGATGGGTTACAGCAGTGATCTCTCCAAGCGCTTGAAAGGCGAAATCGAAGTCATGCTGGGAGAAAAAACCAGAGCCCAGGTTGAGGAGGAACTGCGGCCGGTTATGGTTGAGAAGTCCGCCGAGGAGAAGGGGGCCAAGCGTTATTTCAATCTTGGCAAGACCATGCTTGAGCGCGGGCAGCCGGAGTCGGCCATGAAGGAGTTCGGCAAAGCCATTGAACTGGAACCGGATATGGGTAAGGCTCACATCTACCTCGGATGTCTGCAGCTTGACGAGGGCAAGGTTGCCGAGGCCAAGGCGTCACTGGCCAAAGGAATGGAATCGGAGCCAGATTATCTGCCCGGGCAGATCTGCCAGGCGAGGATCAAGGCTAAAGAGGGCGCTCTGGATGAGGCGATGGATGACATCAGTTTCCTGATGATGCGGCATTCCCGCGACAGCTCCCTCCATTATGTTCTCGGCACCTTTCTTGAGGAGAAGAGTGGTGTCGGTGAAGCCGGCAAGGAGTATCGCAAGGCTTACGAACTGTTGCTGAAGAAATCACATGTCAAATAG
- a CDS encoding DUF2304 domain-containing protein yields the protein MIINFLVFFAVIELIRRNRLSEKYALLWLLATAAMLVFSFSRGLLHAVAGWVGVLYPPSLIFFTAFFFLVIINIHFSTVISELSKQNKILAQELALIKEKIDGRGN from the coding sequence GTGATCATCAATTTTCTTGTTTTTTTTGCGGTGATCGAGTTGATTCGCCGCAATCGTTTGAGCGAAAAGTATGCTCTCCTCTGGCTTCTGGCCACAGCGGCGATGCTGGTTTTTTCATTTTCAAGGGGATTGCTGCATGCCGTTGCTGGGTGGGTGGGTGTACTCTATCCTCCCTCCTTGATTTTTTTTACAGCCTTCTTTTTCCTAGTCATAATCAATATCCATTTTTCGACGGTCATTTCAGAGCTTTCAAAACAAAACAAAATTCTTGCTCAGGAACTGGCTCTCATAAAAGAGAAGATCGATGGCAGAGGAAACTGA
- a CDS encoding penicillin-binding protein activator LpoB, whose product MRRFSLVCCLVLVGILVCGCSGRFTYEEFLREDVDLSAVTRIAVLPFRNYTKEEFVQERVRNVAITQLLALGVADVVDRGIVDSVMAEEVIDPNSSVDLVNLKRLGQRLNVQAFLLGSIDLIDNRQGASTAYPQLAVTLRLVDAQASLVIWQSSGRWTSETVAGRIFGSAPTDSFHITLKLLGKMLKSLGNK is encoded by the coding sequence ATGCGGAGATTCTCCCTGGTTTGTTGTCTGGTTTTGGTTGGCATTCTTGTTTGCGGGTGCAGCGGTAGGTTCACCTATGAGGAGTTTCTTCGGGAGGATGTGGACCTGTCGGCGGTGACCCGTATTGCCGTACTGCCCTTTAGAAACTATACCAAAGAAGAGTTTGTCCAGGAACGGGTCCGCAATGTCGCGATCACCCAGCTTCTGGCCCTGGGGGTTGCCGACGTGGTCGATCGCGGGATTGTCGATAGTGTCATGGCCGAAGAGGTGATTGATCCGAATTCCTCGGTAGATCTTGTCAACCTCAAGCGTCTCGGCCAGCGTTTAAACGTCCAGGCCTTTCTGCTCGGCTCCATCGACTTGATCGACAACAGGCAGGGAGCTTCGACTGCTTACCCGCAGTTGGCGGTCACCCTGCGGCTTGTTGATGCCCAGGCTTCGCTGGTGATCTGGCAGAGCAGCGGCCGCTGGACCTCTGAGACGGTTGCCGGTAGGATATTCGGCTCAGCACCGACCGACAGCTTTCATATCACCTTGAAATTGTTGGGCAAGATGCTGAAAAGTCTTGGCAATAAATAA
- a CDS encoding glycosyltransferase: protein MEKPIVSIILRTKNEACALEKVLESIFKQRLDLTFEVIVIDSGSTDATLDIARRFKTRIYEIDSTEFSFGFSLNFGIGKAEGGIVICLSGHCIPVDTQWMKRLVAPLLADVDIAATFGRQEPIKGLNPLEEIMLLNQFSPDVYGEIKVVFSNANCAIRKQVLVSHPFDEVAVAAEDFIWARTLPDGLGIQYVHDASVYHSHPLSLEYWSKRFYRDAFFREYIKGVYDLEWQGMIPGYDASGLFVKLLKQLEWGVRGISDMVLYMTKNRYFKQMLLVPVFVALFHFNNWKGGRDGKRKYGGS from the coding sequence ATGGAAAAACCAATAGTTTCTATCATTTTGAGAACGAAGAACGAAGCTTGTGCTTTGGAAAAAGTCTTAGAGTCGATATTCAAACAAAGACTTGATTTGACTTTTGAAGTCATTGTAATCGATTCGGGTTCAACTGATGCGACCCTCGATATTGCAAGACGATTCAAAACAAGAATATATGAGATTGATTCAACCGAGTTTAGTTTCGGCTTTTCCCTTAACTTCGGTATTGGTAAGGCCGAAGGAGGGATTGTTATCTGTTTGTCAGGGCACTGTATCCCTGTCGATACGCAATGGATGAAGCGTTTGGTGGCGCCACTTCTTGCTGATGTCGATATTGCTGCCACATTTGGCAGGCAGGAGCCAATCAAAGGCCTCAATCCTCTTGAAGAAATAATGCTTTTGAACCAGTTCTCTCCTGATGTGTATGGCGAGATCAAGGTTGTTTTCTCAAATGCCAACTGTGCGATACGAAAACAGGTTTTGGTTTCTCACCCGTTTGATGAAGTTGCAGTTGCTGCGGAAGATTTTATTTGGGCCAGAACATTACCAGACGGGCTTGGCATACAGTATGTGCATGATGCTTCCGTTTATCATAGTCACCCTTTATCACTAGAATACTGGAGCAAAAGATTCTATCGGGATGCCTTTTTTCGGGAATATATTAAGGGGGTATATGATCTGGAATGGCAGGGAATGATTCCCGGGTATGATGCAAGCGGGTTGTTTGTAAAACTCTTAAAGCAATTAGAATGGGGAGTCAGGGGGATCTCTGATATGGTGCTGTATATGACCAAGAACAGGTATTTTAAGCAGATGTTGCTGGTCCCTGTTTTTGTGGCGCTCTTTCATTTTAATAACTGGAAGGGGGGCAGGGATGGTAAAAGAAAATACGGAGGATCATGA